The proteins below come from a single Methanobacterium formicicum DSM 3637 genomic window:
- the nucS gene encoding endonuclease NucS, producing MKLVEERNPETQRVLEIINEGLSKRAVITIMASCRVNYDGRAVSRLGVGDRIILIKSDGSFIIHQDRNLEPVNWQPPKTKVTVETYQGMVKIRGVRRNPSESLEVEILQTHLASYFIGEDVESLELAGYEANMGDLIFKDPEVVEKGFRPTSREYHTPQGFIDILGKDQNGNITILELKSRKAGINAVKQLRRYVDCFSDHKEAVRGVLVAPSITDDARQLLEEQKMEFKALEPPRELGTDKVVTLENFFGRSSS from the coding sequence ATGAAACTGGTGGAAGAAAGAAACCCTGAAACCCAGCGGGTACTGGAGATTATTAATGAAGGATTATCAAAAAGAGCAGTTATTACTATCATGGCTTCATGCCGTGTTAATTATGATGGAAGAGCTGTGAGTCGCCTGGGAGTAGGTGACAGGATCATTCTAATCAAATCAGATGGTTCATTCATAATTCACCAGGACCGAAACCTGGAACCTGTAAACTGGCAACCACCCAAAACCAAAGTCACTGTTGAAACCTACCAGGGAATGGTCAAAATAAGGGGAGTCAGAAGAAATCCCTCTGAATCACTGGAGGTGGAAATTCTACAGACACACCTGGCCTCATATTTCATTGGTGAAGATGTGGAAAGCCTGGAACTGGCAGGTTACGAAGCAAATATGGGAGACCTCATATTCAAAGACCCTGAAGTTGTTGAAAAAGGGTTCCGACCTACCTCCCGTGAATACCACACTCCCCAGGGATTTATCGACATACTGGGCAAGGATCAAAATGGAAATATCACCATCCTGGAATTGAAAAGTAGAAAAGCAGGCATTAATGCAGTTAAACAGTTAAGAAGATACGTTGACTGTTTCAGTGACCATAAAGAGGCTGTAAGGGGAGTATTAGTTGCTCCTTCCATCACGGATGATGCCAGGCAATTGCTGGAAGAACAAAAGATGGAGTTCAAGGCACTGGAACCTCCAAGGGAACTGGGAACTGATAAGGTAGTTACCCTGGAAAATTTCTTTGGACGGAGCAGTTCCTAA